In the Advenella kashmirensis WT001 genome, one interval contains:
- a CDS encoding amino acid ABC transporter ATP-binding protein → MNSVPSQQPVAELPVGAPVPPDNAQAGTHAVPRDGKAITGDIVRLDNVHKWFGDNHVLKGIDLSVKPGEIIAIIGQSGSGKSTALRCMDHLEQIDKGSVTVCGHTFGADIPKSDLKMLRQDVGIVFQSYNLFPHLTVERNITLALTSVKKMGKSQAKEIAQTVLAQVGLSEKSQMYPEQLSGGQQQRVAIARSLAMGPKLMLFDEVTSALDPQLTGEVLRVIEKLAREGMTMVLVTHEMAFAMKVAHRIVYMYQGKIHEQGGPDMLRNPQTPELKHFLDNGL, encoded by the coding sequence ATGAATTCAGTGCCTTCGCAGCAACCGGTAGCCGAGCTGCCTGTCGGCGCGCCCGTCCCCCCAGACAACGCGCAAGCCGGCACACATGCCGTGCCGCGCGACGGTAAGGCGATCACAGGGGATATCGTGCGTCTGGACAATGTACATAAGTGGTTCGGTGACAACCATGTACTCAAGGGAATCGATCTGAGCGTCAAGCCCGGCGAAATTATTGCCATTATCGGCCAGAGCGGATCGGGCAAGAGTACGGCGCTGCGCTGCATGGATCATCTGGAGCAGATCGATAAGGGGTCGGTGACGGTATGCGGGCATACCTTTGGTGCGGATATCCCCAAGTCTGACCTGAAGATGCTGCGCCAGGATGTCGGCATTGTTTTCCAGAGCTACAACCTGTTCCCGCATTTGACCGTCGAGCGCAATATCACACTTGCGCTAACGTCGGTCAAGAAGATGGGCAAGAGCCAGGCCAAGGAAATCGCGCAAACCGTATTGGCGCAGGTTGGCCTGTCGGAGAAAAGTCAGATGTACCCGGAGCAGCTCTCGGGCGGACAGCAGCAACGCGTTGCGATTGCCCGTTCCCTTGCGATGGGCCCCAAACTCATGCTGTTTGATGAGGTGACCTCTGCACTGGATCCACAGCTAACCGGCGAGGTACTGCGTGTCATTGAAAAACTGGCGCGTGAAGGTATGACGATGGTACTGGTGACGCACGAAATGGCATTTGCCATGAAGGTCGCACATCGCATTGTTTATATGTATCAGGGCAAAATCCATGAACAGGGTGGGCCGGATATGCTGCGCAATCCGCAGACCCCTGAATTGAAGCACTTCCTGGATAACGGTCTGTAA
- a CDS encoding amino acid ABC transporter permease — protein sequence MNQEQLVFLLQGAWGTFVLSALTFLFASVVGLMIALMRVSANPLVRGAAFTYIQAIQGTPLLVLMGVCFYGPTILGFTSVPALTAAVLALTIQSSAFLGEIWRGCIESVPKNQWEAAECLGLSRIQRMFQVILPQALRIAVPPTVGFMVQIVKNTSIASLVIGFAELSYNAKILNNATFQPFLYFGLAAVLYFIICYPLSRLSLKLERKLNVSRG from the coding sequence ATGAATCAGGAACAGTTGGTTTTCCTCTTGCAGGGCGCCTGGGGTACTTTTGTGCTGTCTGCCCTTACGTTTTTGTTTGCCAGCGTAGTGGGGCTGATGATCGCACTGATGCGCGTGTCTGCCAATCCTCTTGTCCGTGGCGCAGCCTTTACCTATATTCAGGCTATTCAGGGTACGCCGCTGCTGGTGTTGATGGGCGTCTGTTTTTACGGTCCGACCATTTTGGGCTTTACGTCGGTACCGGCACTGACGGCAGCCGTACTGGCGCTAACCATTCAGTCTTCGGCCTTTCTGGGTGAGATCTGGCGCGGTTGTATTGAATCGGTGCCGAAAAATCAGTGGGAAGCAGCCGAGTGCCTGGGTTTGAGCCGTATTCAGCGTATGTTCCAGGTTATTTTGCCGCAGGCATTGCGCATCGCTGTGCCGCCCACCGTGGGATTTATGGTGCAGATTGTCAAGAATACCTCGATCGCCTCTTTGGTGATCGGTTTCGCCGAGCTGTCCTATAACGCGAAAATACTCAATAACGCGACTTTCCAGCCATTTCTTTATTTTGGGCTTGCCGCGGTCTTGTATTTCATCATTTGTTATCCGTTGTCGCGACTCAGTCTTAAGCTTGAGCGCAAGCTGAACGTATCCCGCGGCTGA
- a CDS encoding amino acid ABC transporter permease — protein MTYEFDFNSVFAYWQFFLEGARTTVVMSFWSTLAGFILGVMCAIARSSSITWLSKTVGAYVEIIRNTPLIIQSYFLIFGMSSVGLTMPILVGAILALVINITAYTCEIVRAGIESVPRSQREAGECLGLSPLQVYWHIILVPALERVYPALTSQFILLMLVTSVLSAVGTEDLFGVSGQVQSMTFRNFEVFIILWGIYLAMSLMVRAIFWMLAKLLFVRRRRLGTLL, from the coding sequence ATGACTTATGAGTTCGATTTCAACTCTGTCTTTGCCTACTGGCAGTTTTTCCTGGAAGGGGCGCGCACGACAGTTGTCATGTCGTTCTGGTCCACGCTGGCCGGGTTTATTCTTGGCGTCATGTGCGCGATCGCTCGCAGTTCTTCCATTACATGGCTTAGCAAAACGGTTGGTGCCTATGTCGAGATTATTCGCAATACACCGCTGATTATTCAAAGCTACTTTCTGATTTTCGGCATGTCCAGCGTCGGGCTGACTATGCCGATTCTAGTCGGCGCCATTCTTGCACTTGTCATCAATATTACAGCCTATACCTGTGAGATTGTGCGGGCCGGGATCGAATCGGTGCCGCGCAGCCAGCGGGAAGCAGGCGAGTGCCTGGGGTTATCTCCCTTGCAGGTGTACTGGCATATTATTCTGGTTCCGGCTCTGGAGCGTGTATATCCGGCGCTGACCAGTCAGTTCATTTTGCTCATGCTGGTTACCAGTGTGCTTTCAGCGGTGGGGACCGAAGATTTGTTCGGCGTTTCGGGTCAGGTGCAATCGATGACGTTTCGCAATTTCGAAGTCTTTATCATTCTCTGGGGGATCTATCTGGCCATGTCCCTAATGGTCCGGGCTATTTTCTGGATGCTGGCCAAGTTACTTTTTGTACGCAGGCGTCGCCTGGGCACGTTGCTTTGA
- a CDS encoding energy transducer TonB, whose protein sequence is MFNGSNSPAAIPLSFRLTGLAAALVIMSGAAWLGTLDLTPPIVKATDAPVLVTIIDEPVRPPPKGEELAPAPEPEVQPEPEPEPEPQPEPEPVQEEIIPPPEPVPEPVYELKPEPKPVIEPKPEPKPEPKPKPKPKPKPKPKPKPKPKPKPEPKPPVKPAPNLSNIKIDRNISLKPVGVSNGASAKPSGGQTNQAPKVVSSVSYLVKPKPTYPRAAKMRGEAGTVIVRVHISTAGTVKSATLRQALPYDSLNDAALRAVRRARFKPYSENGVPRDSIADIPIVFQ, encoded by the coding sequence ATGTTTAACGGATCAAATTCTCCCGCGGCGATTCCCCTGAGCTTTCGTCTCACCGGCCTGGCTGCAGCGCTGGTGATTATGTCTGGTGCTGCCTGGCTTGGCACACTGGATCTGACGCCGCCCATTGTCAAAGCGACCGATGCGCCGGTCTTGGTAACGATTATCGACGAACCGGTGCGCCCACCTCCCAAAGGGGAGGAGCTGGCGCCAGCGCCCGAGCCCGAGGTGCAACCGGAGCCAGAACCAGAACCAGAACCCCAGCCTGAACCGGAACCGGTACAGGAAGAAATTATTCCGCCTCCAGAGCCTGTACCGGAGCCGGTGTACGAGCTTAAGCCAGAACCCAAGCCTGTAATAGAGCCAAAACCCGAGCCAAAACCGGAACCCAAGCCTAAACCGAAGCCGAAGCCGAAGCCCAAACCTAAACCCAAGCCGAAGCCCAAACCAAAGCCTGAGCCGAAACCGCCGGTCAAGCCTGCACCCAATCTGTCCAATATCAAGATTGATCGCAATATTTCGCTTAAACCGGTGGGCGTCAGCAATGGAGCAAGCGCCAAGCCTTCAGGCGGCCAGACCAATCAGGCCCCCAAGGTCGTGTCTTCGGTCAGTTATCTGGTCAAGCCTAAACCAACTTACCCGCGCGCAGCAAAAATGCGTGGCGAAGCGGGAACCGTTATCGTCCGGGTGCATATCTCAACTGCCGGTACGGTCAAGAGCGCGACATTGCGCCAGGCACTGCCTTATGACTCGCTCAATGATGCGGCTCTGAGAGCGGTGCGGCGTGCCCGTTTCAAACCCTATTCAGAAAATGGCGTCCCCCGGGACTCCATCGCCGATATACCTATTGTTTTTCAATAA
- a CDS encoding PIN domain-containing protein, translating into MNSGFPDTAAECDPLVASHLLPQRVVLDTCVLMSTILKNLLLRLAQSGIFEPVWADYIGQEWRRNASRVWAVSDKDIAVQWQDMQTAFPQADMGIVGEFETGLSKSDRKDWHVIAAGRAALALHPGQSVCILTRNLRDFNRSELRLLGLSLLDPDQFLVKCYELNPDLLVQLLALIPDDAVKIGRPREPLETVLKRERLFRLNSLIAQDVSAAA; encoded by the coding sequence ATGAATTCAGGCTTTCCCGACACCGCTGCCGAGTGCGATCCCCTTGTCGCCAGTCACCTGCTGCCCCAGCGTGTCGTGCTGGATACCTGTGTGCTGATGTCCACCATTCTTAAGAACCTGCTGCTGCGTCTGGCGCAATCGGGCATCTTCGAACCTGTCTGGGCCGACTATATCGGCCAGGAATGGCGCCGCAACGCCAGTCGCGTCTGGGCGGTGTCCGATAAAGACATCGCCGTCCAATGGCAGGACATGCAAACGGCCTTTCCCCAGGCTGATATGGGGATTGTCGGTGAATTCGAAACCGGGCTATCCAAAAGCGACCGCAAGGATTGGCACGTCATTGCCGCAGGCCGCGCTGCACTTGCTCTGCACCCTGGCCAATCTGTCTGTATTCTGACCCGAAACCTGCGCGACTTCAACCGCAGCGAACTGCGCCTGCTGGGCCTGTCGTTATTGGACCCCGACCAGTTTCTGGTCAAATGCTATGAATTGAATCCCGATTTGCTGGTGCAACTGCTCGCGCTGATTCCTGACGACGCGGTCAAGATCGGTCGTCCCCGCGAGCCCCTGGAGACGGTCCTGAAGCGCGAGCGCCTGTTTCGCCTGAATAGCCTTATCGCCCAGGACGTCAGCGCGGCTGCCTGA
- a CDS encoding FadR/GntR family transcriptional regulator: MTSDTPSSSRKVASRAYLQTAAQLRTLIANLHITAGARLPSERELAQQLGVSRPTLREALIVLELQDEVEIRIGSGIYVKNRAVRTESVGQVDHAGANKAPRIELRPGVQATADKVDNGQQALAEGMPDDDSDGAPAAHAALNLHSIAEDSPKEVNQMRYFLESAVAAEAARFMAPGLRKKLRQSLTDMQKAMAQNDVSTNARMADADRLFHLTLAQSTDNQLVMQTITGLFDQRYRPIARTMHRHFDDQQAWLAAMQEHEQICQAIEDRDPLQAQAAMQRHLTRAHQRLMAIIG, encoded by the coding sequence ATGACTTCCGACACCCCCTCTTCATCGCGCAAAGTAGCCTCAAGAGCCTATTTGCAAACGGCTGCGCAATTGCGCACGCTTATTGCGAATCTGCATATCACTGCGGGAGCTCGCCTGCCATCCGAAAGAGAGCTCGCCCAGCAGTTGGGCGTGTCGCGGCCAACGCTACGCGAAGCACTAATCGTTCTGGAACTGCAGGATGAAGTCGAAATCCGCATTGGCTCCGGCATTTATGTAAAAAACCGCGCCGTGCGAACAGAATCAGTAGGACAGGTCGATCATGCGGGCGCCAACAAGGCACCTCGTATCGAGCTTCGGCCTGGGGTTCAGGCAACAGCAGACAAAGTTGACAATGGGCAACAAGCCCTGGCAGAAGGTATGCCGGACGACGATTCTGATGGTGCACCTGCTGCCCACGCCGCGCTGAATCTGCACAGCATCGCCGAAGACAGCCCGAAAGAAGTCAACCAGATGCGCTATTTCCTGGAGTCTGCCGTGGCTGCCGAAGCGGCTCGCTTCATGGCGCCCGGCCTGCGCAAAAAACTCAGGCAAAGCCTGACCGATATGCAGAAGGCCATGGCGCAAAACGATGTATCCACCAATGCCCGTATGGCCGATGCAGACAGACTTTTTCATTTGACACTGGCACAAAGCACAGACAATCAACTTGTCATGCAGACCATTACCGGCCTGTTCGATCAGCGTTATCGACCAATTGCCCGCACTATGCACCGGCATTTTGACGATCAGCAGGCCTGGCTGGCGGCCATGCAGGAACATGAGCAGATCTGCCAGGCCATTGAAGATCGCGATCCGTTGCAGGCACAAGCCGCCATGCAACGCCATTTGACCCGCGCCCATCAACGCCTGATGGCCATCATCGGCTAA
- a CDS encoding transporter substrate-binding domain-containing protein, whose amino-acid sequence MTYSLKPALAAITVATALLGTAAPACANTLEQIMQQKVLRVAIDLSAPPYGMKSETMKEVGSDVETANLLAKDLGVTLQIVPTTQANRIPFLLTNKADIVISSLSITPERAKVIDFSIPYAVIQSVIGAPKDAPIKEMKDLAGKTVVTARGTTNDQNVTKLAPPGTNIVRFENDATAITAITSGQANIFSTALPLLLRSIRRTRPRPWISRL is encoded by the coding sequence ATGACTTATTCGCTCAAACCCGCGCTTGCGGCAATTACCGTAGCCACGGCACTGCTGGGCACAGCGGCCCCCGCCTGTGCCAATACCCTGGAACAGATCATGCAGCAAAAAGTGCTGCGGGTTGCCATCGATCTGAGTGCGCCCCCTTATGGCATGAAAAGCGAAACCATGAAGGAAGTGGGCTCGGACGTTGAAACGGCCAATCTGTTGGCAAAGGACCTGGGCGTGACGCTGCAAATTGTCCCAACTACCCAGGCGAACCGCATTCCATTTCTGCTCACCAACAAGGCCGACATTGTGATTTCGAGTTTGTCGATCACGCCAGAGCGCGCAAAGGTAATTGATTTCTCAATACCTTACGCAGTGATCCAGTCTGTGATAGGAGCGCCCAAGGATGCACCCATCAAGGAAATGAAGGATCTGGCAGGAAAAACCGTGGTCACAGCTAGGGGCACCACCAATGATCAGAATGTCACCAAACTGGCGCCACCGGGAACCAATATTGTGCGTTTTGAAAACGATGCGACCGCCATTACCGCGATAACCAGCGGACAGGCGAATATTTTTTCAACCGCGCTTCCATTATTGCTGCGCTCAATAAGAAGGACCCGGCCAAGGCCCTGGATATCAAGGTTGTGA
- a CDS encoding cold-shock protein, with the protein MSTESGIVKWFNNEKGFGFIKPASGGKDLFVHHTDIIGTGYKSLQENQEVTFVVAEGPKGPQAKEVSAK; encoded by the coding sequence ATGTCGACAGAATCAGGAATTGTAAAGTGGTTTAATAACGAGAAAGGCTTTGGTTTCATCAAGCCCGCCTCAGGTGGTAAAGATCTGTTTGTGCACCACACAGACATCATCGGTACAGGCTACAAATCACTGCAAGAAAACCAGGAAGTGACTTTCGTGGTTGCTGAAGGCCCTAAAGGTCCTCAAGCTAAAGAAGTTTCAGCCAAGTAA
- a CDS encoding LysR family transcriptional regulator, whose amino-acid sequence MDRFTQLESFVAVATLGTLSAAAKQHGIAPAMMGRRIDALEERLGVKLLIRSTRKLTLTPEGHAFVEEAQRILKDLAETESQITQGKVKIAGPLRLTAPAGFGRQHVAPHIPDFCRLHPDIRVTLDLTDRIIDMFEEQYDCAIRIGDLPDSQLIALKLAENRRVVVASPAYLKRHGTPKTPADLVKHECLSFGPQGSQSKGWLFREKGSTRAFKPAGRLACSDGSVLHEWALHGFGLSWRSLWEVQADLNAGRLVTVLDDYATSPNGIYAVLPNRKHLPQRTRSFIDMLKQHYASEGYWDAIHSPPSAATL is encoded by the coding sequence ATGGATCGTTTTACCCAACTGGAAAGTTTTGTCGCGGTTGCCACGCTCGGTACCCTGTCGGCTGCCGCCAAGCAGCATGGCATTGCCCCAGCCATGATGGGGCGACGCATTGATGCGCTGGAAGAGCGCCTTGGGGTGAAATTGCTGATTCGTTCTACCCGCAAGCTTACCCTTACGCCTGAAGGCCACGCCTTTGTTGAGGAAGCCCAGCGCATCCTCAAGGATCTGGCGGAAACCGAGAGCCAGATTACCCAGGGCAAGGTAAAAATTGCGGGCCCCTTGCGGCTGACCGCGCCTGCCGGCTTCGGGCGACAGCACGTGGCGCCGCACATTCCGGATTTTTGTCGACTTCATCCCGACATCCGCGTCACACTGGATCTGACCGACAGAATCATCGATATGTTCGAAGAGCAATATGACTGCGCCATCCGCATCGGTGATCTGCCAGACTCACAACTGATCGCATTAAAACTGGCCGAAAACCGACGGGTGGTGGTCGCCTCGCCTGCCTATTTGAAACGACACGGCACACCTAAGACACCGGCGGATCTGGTCAAACACGAATGTCTGTCGTTCGGCCCGCAAGGCAGTCAAAGCAAGGGGTGGCTGTTTCGCGAAAAAGGCAGCACGCGCGCCTTCAAACCTGCCGGCCGGCTGGCATGCTCCGATGGCAGTGTCCTGCACGAATGGGCATTACATGGCTTTGGCCTGTCGTGGCGGTCCTTGTGGGAAGTGCAGGCCGACCTGAATGCCGGTCGCCTGGTCACGGTTCTGGACGATTATGCTACCTCGCCCAACGGGATCTATGCCGTATTGCCAAACCGCAAGCACCTGCCCCAGCGCACGCGCAGCTTTATCGATATGCTCAAGCAACACTACGCTTCAGAGGGCTACTGGGATGCAATACACAGCCCGCCCTCGGCGGCGACACTCTAA
- a CDS encoding type 2 periplasmic-binding domain-containing protein: MMSTSKMGIGIARNNPELKEKINELIRHNLKNGQLNTIFKKYHATDLPQDVLAEGK, translated from the coding sequence GTGATGTCGACCTCGAAAATGGGTATCGGCATCGCCCGCAACAATCCTGAATTGAAAGAAAAAATCAATGAACTGATCCGCCACAATCTGAAAAATGGCCAGTTAAATACCATCTTCAAAAAATATCACGCGACCGATTTGCCACAGGACGTATTGGCTGAAGGTAAATAA
- a CDS encoding NRDE family protein has translation MCIIYLSIAKDPDWPLYIAANRDEFHARPAQPAAPWDANPDIFSGLDLSGGGTWLAINRNGRFAMLTNFRDPSGFIPQAPTRGLLVSNFVDGIMTAGDYATQVWKTGDQYNGFNLIVGDVNEVFYTGNRQDAPPQKLTHGSYILSNHLLDTPWPKAERLRRGLDALTPDCCPDALQQVFALLKDTTPAPDDTLPDTGIPLERERLLSSPFIISENYGTRCSSIIAVDRAGEATFSELTYAPDASETGRRDWTFSMHNPYRY, from the coding sequence ATGTGCATTATTTATCTATCTATTGCCAAAGATCCCGACTGGCCACTTTATATCGCCGCCAATCGTGACGAATTTCACGCCAGACCGGCGCAGCCCGCCGCGCCGTGGGATGCCAATCCTGATATTTTCTCGGGACTGGATCTGAGTGGCGGGGGCACGTGGCTGGCAATCAACAGAAACGGCCGTTTTGCCATGCTGACCAATTTTCGCGATCCTTCGGGCTTTATCCCGCAAGCCCCCACACGCGGCCTGCTGGTAAGCAATTTTGTAGATGGGATTATGACCGCCGGCGATTACGCGACACAGGTATGGAAAACCGGTGATCAGTACAATGGCTTCAATCTGATCGTGGGTGATGTCAACGAGGTTTTCTACACCGGTAACCGGCAGGATGCACCACCACAAAAGCTGACGCATGGCAGCTATATTCTATCCAACCATTTACTGGACACGCCCTGGCCCAAGGCCGAACGCCTGCGTCGCGGCCTGGACGCGCTCACGCCCGACTGCTGTCCCGATGCCCTGCAACAGGTATTTGCACTGCTTAAAGACACAACCCCTGCGCCGGACGACACTCTGCCCGACACTGGCATTCCGCTGGAGCGCGAGCGGCTGCTGAGCAGCCCCTTTATCATCAGCGAAAATTACGGCACTCGCTGCTCCTCCATTATTGCAGTCGATCGCGCTGGCGAGGCTACTTTCAGTGAACTGACCTACGCACCGGATGCCAGCGAAACAGGACGTCGAGACTGGACCTTCTCCATGCACAATCCCTACCGCTACTGA